A genomic region of Coriobacteriaceae bacterium contains the following coding sequences:
- a CDS encoding ABC transporter ATP-binding protein/permease: MIELKHLRKSYRVGDFEQKALDDVSISFRDNEFVAVLGPSGSGKTTLLNILGGLDHADTGELIINGTSTKDYSSADWDTYRNHHIGFIFQSYNLIPHQTVLSNVELALTLTGVSREERRARAMAELERVGLAEHANKKPSQLSGGQMQRVAIARALVNDPDIVLADEPTGALDTETGIQVMDLLSEIASDRLVIMVTHNPELAYDYANRIVKLHDGRISDDSNPFEPSKADEQTAKLAASQRNKATDGHKKHASMSFLTALALSFNNLMTKKGRTFLTAFAGSIGIIGIAAILALSNGVNNYIAKVEEDTLSSTPLTITQSSFDVTSIMMQAGDYVHGDTEDDVAAGVIPESTIMADVLTDVKTNDLKSLRSFFEANGGDVNRYVNAIVYGYGITPQIYKADTSAGIKQLNPGALSSIMSNDISSAGMFSTMMGSASSFQEMLDDQKLLEEQYDIVAGAWPANYDECVLVLNKNGGISDYTLYALGILDPDELNDLLMDALASEDLDVPDTNVEFTQDEALALTFKVVNECDMYTKASSGSTWVDRSDDESYMKTQIAEGLDLKVVGIIKPSATASATSMDEGIGYRHDLILHLIDQAATSPVVEAQMAEPDVDIFTGKTFESLKDDAESSFDMGSLFSIDQNMMARAFNVDNAAIESAMASAMSGAAASLDTSNMFADIPAPDFSDLDIDLSGGVPSASQVAALEQSLGQMSSGVVMGFMQYVSSNPSSMADLPGAWSAYQQSDAYKSIINQAATGIASGMSGSSEQLQKAFTEAIQKKMSEYMTTQLVPYLEGKMGGMLQSYTTSLASSMASALSTAMGTAISVDPSMFAQSITVNMDQDELTSMFMNLARSNDLSYESNLQTLGYADIADPISISIYAKSFDDKQVVEDIIDQYNADMESSGEEDKTISYSDIMGALMSSVTNIIDMISMVLIAFVSISLVVSSIMIGIITYISVLERKKEIGILRAMGASKGNIANIFNAETVIEGLMSGVFAVLLVALVSLPVNAIVLAMMNISGILALPITAALILILISVFLTFIAGLVPAMNAARRDPVEALRSE, encoded by the coding sequence ATGATCGAGCTCAAGCACCTGCGCAAGTCCTACAGGGTCGGCGATTTCGAGCAAAAGGCGCTCGACGACGTCTCGATATCGTTCCGAGACAACGAGTTCGTCGCCGTCCTCGGGCCGTCAGGTTCCGGCAAGACCACCCTGCTCAACATACTGGGTGGTCTTGATCATGCTGATACCGGCGAGCTCATCATCAACGGCACGTCCACCAAGGACTACTCAAGTGCCGATTGGGATACCTACCGCAACCATCACATCGGCTTCATCTTCCAGAGCTACAACCTCATTCCGCATCAGACGGTGCTTTCGAATGTCGAGCTCGCGCTTACGCTCACGGGCGTGTCGCGCGAGGAGCGTCGAGCGCGGGCCATGGCCGAGCTCGAGCGTGTCGGTCTGGCGGAGCACGCCAACAAGAAGCCCAGCCAGCTTTCCGGTGGTCAGATGCAACGCGTCGCCATCGCCCGAGCCCTGGTGAACGACCCAGACATCGTGCTAGCAGACGAGCCCACGGGTGCGCTCGATACCGAGACGGGCATCCAGGTCATGGACCTGCTGTCAGAGATCGCGAGCGACCGCCTCGTCATCATGGTCACGCATAACCCCGAGCTTGCCTATGATTATGCGAATCGCATCGTCAAGCTGCACGATGGACGCATTTCCGACGATAGCAACCCCTTCGAGCCGAGCAAGGCAGACGAGCAAACTGCCAAGCTTGCCGCAAGTCAGCGCAACAAGGCGACTGACGGCCATAAGAAGCACGCATCCATGTCGTTTCTCACGGCACTCGCGTTGTCCTTCAACAACCTGATGACCAAGAAGGGCCGTACTTTTCTCACGGCATTTGCGGGATCAATCGGCATCATTGGCATCGCCGCGATCCTCGCGCTTTCCAACGGCGTCAACAACTACATTGCCAAGGTCGAGGAGGATACGCTCTCATCGACTCCGCTCACCATCACGCAGTCGAGCTTCGACGTGACCTCCATCATGATGCAGGCAGGTGACTACGTGCATGGAGATACCGAAGACGACGTCGCCGCGGGTGTCATCCCGGAATCCACCATCATGGCCGATGTCTTGACGGACGTGAAGACGAACGACCTCAAGTCCCTGCGCTCCTTCTTCGAGGCAAACGGCGGAGACGTGAACCGCTATGTAAACGCCATCGTCTACGGCTACGGCATAACGCCCCAGATCTACAAGGCCGACACCTCCGCCGGCATCAAGCAGCTCAATCCCGGCGCCTTGTCCTCGATCATGTCTAACGACATCAGCTCCGCCGGCATGTTCTCGACCATGATGGGCTCGGCGAGCTCGTTCCAGGAAATGCTCGATGACCAGAAGCTCCTCGAGGAGCAATACGACATCGTCGCCGGCGCCTGGCCTGCCAACTACGACGAGTGCGTGCTGGTGCTCAACAAGAACGGCGGCATCAGCGACTACACGCTCTACGCGCTGGGCATCCTCGACCCCGACGAGCTCAACGACCTGCTCATGGACGCCCTTGCCTCCGAGGACCTTGACGTTCCCGATACCAACGTCGAGTTCACGCAAGACGAGGCGCTGGCGCTCACGTTCAAGGTCGTGAACGAATGCGATATGTACACCAAGGCCTCCTCTGGCTCGACATGGGTCGATCGCAGCGATGACGAGAGCTACATGAAGACGCAAATCGCCGAGGGCCTCGACCTCAAGGTCGTGGGAATCATCAAACCGAGCGCGACGGCATCGGCGACGTCCATGGACGAGGGTATCGGGTATCGCCATGACCTCATCCTGCATCTCATCGATCAGGCGGCCACCTCGCCGGTGGTCGAGGCGCAGATGGCCGAGCCCGATGTCGACATCTTCACGGGCAAGACCTTCGAGTCGCTCAAGGACGATGCGGAGTCCTCCTTCGACATGGGTTCGCTGTTCAGCATCGACCAGAACATGATGGCGCGCGCCTTCAACGTCGATAACGCCGCCATCGAGTCGGCAATGGCAAGCGCGATGAGCGGCGCGGCTGCGAGTCTTGACACGAGCAACATGTTCGCGGACATTCCCGCCCCCGATTTCAGCGATTTGGATATCGACCTGTCCGGTGGTGTTCCCTCCGCAAGTCAGGTGGCTGCTCTCGAGCAGAGCCTGGGCCAAATGAGCAGCGGGGTTGTCATGGGCTTCATGCAGTACGTAAGCAGTAATCCCAGTAGCATGGCAGATTTGCCTGGGGCATGGAGCGCCTATCAGCAATCGGATGCCTACAAGTCCATCATCAACCAGGCGGCAACGGGCATCGCATCGGGTATGTCAGGTTCCAGCGAGCAGCTCCAGAAGGCCTTCACCGAAGCCATTCAGAAGAAGATGAGCGAGTACATGACCACCCAGCTCGTGCCCTATCTGGAAGGCAAGATGGGTGGCATGCTGCAGAGCTACACCACGAGTCTGGCGAGCTCGATGGCCTCCGCGCTTTCGACCGCGATGGGCACGGCGATATCGGTTGACCCGAGCATGTTCGCCCAGTCCATCACCGTCAACATGGACCAGGACGAGCTCACGTCCATGTTCATGAACCTCGCACGCAGCAACGACCTGAGCTATGAGAGTAACCTGCAGACCCTGGGCTATGCCGATATAGCCGATCCGATCTCCATCAGCATCTACGCCAAGAGCTTCGATGACAAGCAGGTCGTCGAGGACATCATCGACCAGTACAACGCCGACATGGAATCCTCGGGCGAGGAGGACAAGACCATCTCCTACTCCGACATCATGGGTGCGCTCATGAGCTCCGTCACCAACATCATCGATATGATCTCCATGGTGCTTATCGCGTTCGTCTCCATCTCGCTCGTCGTGAGTTCGATCATGATCGGCATCATCACCTACATCAGCGTGCTCGAGCGTAAGAAGGAGATCGGCATTCTGCGTGCCATGGGCGCGAGCAAGGGCAACATCGCCAACATCTTCAATGCCGAAACGGTCATAGAGGGTCTCATGTCCGGCGTCTTTGCGGTCCTCCTCGTGGCGTTGGTGTCGTTGCCTGTGAATGCCATCGTGCTTGCGATGATGAACATTTCGGGCATCCTCGCCCTGCCCATCACAGCGGCACTGATTCTCATCCTCATCAGCGTCTTCTTGACCTTCATCGCCGGCCTCGTGCCCGCCATGAATGCCGCCCGCCGCGATCCCGTCGAGGCGTTGCGCAGCGAATAG
- a CDS encoding LuxR C-terminal-related transcriptional regulator: MVRDSCGSAFSDELIAEAYRYTEGWIQGVKLRAQAIARNETMGIKGPINGKNNLVRDYFTCNILSDLPPDDVDFLIRVSLFEKINRSLLAFVFGSAVAIERFDRLLAANVFIMNCDYENEWYRLHPMFLDMLRYELKRFNMSELRGLCLNAAEWFHDNGYPDEAVKYLSMSGDLDYIEGLVEATSGLVRPDMSMDSFAWMCRAPAASVPTSPFMCLMAVWSCVTYARLEDADLWMGVFEKLIESGVVTQETSPEMAAFTMKCLSMKYLAMEGDGERALLLCEELQDGSWPITPSLLSMINQSQGEAYSYIGDYVQAMDYYLKAQASASVDQTIHQLVFNEYTNAVNLYYCGEHGKAERCCESLLKKCPPDFAIYGAACALLARILIERDDVNRVPELLRISEDGLSCYRHIDLYLDIMTSHASWHLTSGSSSTAFEVITEAILQGEKYRNVPRGALLSAYFLQAQIALHRGDLNELQLIENKFALHLKESDIFGTLLFDAIRAFALRLQGGDAEVVELLDAMIKRALERDFNRMVVIALVERTLILNDMGESALAITSLNELLRIARLHGYMRTVLNGGAPMKQLLREYSTTRKLGGVLRTYVKDVLLHFEAESSDKREATDESTAFLESEYMLTAREIEVLRLLNMGLSRNEIAETLSISINTAKKHLSNIYAKMGVRNKTEALDGLTHGISQREAG; this comes from the coding sequence TTGGTTCGGGATTCGTGCGGGAGCGCCTTTTCCGACGAGCTCATTGCCGAAGCATACCGTTACACCGAAGGCTGGATTCAGGGTGTCAAGCTGCGTGCCCAGGCAATCGCGCGAAACGAGACGATGGGAATCAAAGGGCCAATAAATGGAAAAAACAACCTAGTGCGTGACTACTTTACATGCAACATTCTTTCCGATTTGCCTCCAGACGACGTCGATTTCCTCATTCGGGTGTCCTTGTTCGAGAAAATCAACCGCTCGCTTCTCGCCTTCGTTTTCGGCTCAGCCGTGGCAATCGAGAGATTCGACAGACTGCTGGCAGCCAACGTGTTCATCATGAACTGCGATTACGAAAACGAGTGGTATCGGCTTCATCCCATGTTCCTGGACATGCTCCGATATGAGCTGAAGCGTTTCAACATGAGCGAGTTGCGAGGCCTCTGCCTCAATGCGGCGGAATGGTTTCATGACAACGGTTATCCCGATGAGGCCGTGAAGTACCTCAGCATGTCGGGGGATCTGGACTATATAGAGGGGCTCGTGGAGGCGACGAGCGGACTCGTGCGCCCGGATATGTCCATGGACTCCTTTGCGTGGATGTGTCGGGCCCCTGCCGCGTCTGTTCCCACCTCGCCGTTCATGTGCCTGATGGCCGTTTGGTCTTGCGTGACCTACGCGCGTCTCGAGGACGCGGACTTGTGGATGGGAGTCTTCGAGAAACTCATCGAAAGCGGAGTCGTGACGCAAGAGACCTCACCCGAAATGGCCGCTTTCACCATGAAATGCCTTTCCATGAAATATCTGGCGATGGAGGGTGACGGTGAGAGGGCGTTGCTTCTTTGCGAGGAGCTGCAAGACGGAAGCTGGCCCATAACCCCGTCGCTGCTCAGCATGATCAACCAGTCCCAGGGAGAGGCCTATTCGTATATCGGAGACTATGTTCAGGCGATGGACTACTATCTAAAGGCGCAGGCGAGTGCGAGCGTCGATCAGACCATCCACCAGCTTGTCTTCAACGAATACACCAATGCAGTCAATCTCTATTATTGCGGAGAGCACGGCAAGGCGGAGCGCTGCTGCGAGAGCCTTCTCAAGAAATGCCCACCGGACTTCGCAATATACGGAGCGGCTTGTGCGCTTCTCGCGCGTATCCTCATAGAGCGAGACGACGTGAACCGGGTACCGGAATTGCTTCGCATATCCGAAGACGGCCTCTCTTGCTATCGTCACATTGACCTCTATCTCGACATAATGACGAGCCACGCTTCCTGGCATTTGACATCAGGTAGCTCCTCCACGGCCTTCGAGGTGATCACCGAGGCGATATTGCAAGGGGAGAAGTATCGAAACGTTCCTCGCGGGGCACTGCTTTCGGCTTACTTTCTCCAGGCGCAGATTGCCCTGCATCGGGGTGATCTTAACGAGCTGCAACTCATAGAAAACAAGTTCGCTCTCCATCTAAAGGAGAGCGACATCTTCGGCACATTGCTGTTCGATGCCATTCGCGCATTTGCCTTGAGGTTGCAAGGAGGTGACGCCGAGGTGGTCGAGCTGCTCGATGCCATGATAAAGCGGGCGCTTGAGCGAGATTTCAATCGCATGGTCGTTATCGCGCTTGTCGAGAGGACCCTGATTCTCAACGATATGGGTGAGAGCGCCTTGGCCATAACCTCTCTCAACGAGCTTCTCCGAATCGCCCGTTTGCATGGCTACATGCGTACCGTATTGAACGGCGGAGCCCCCATGAAGCAGCTGCTCCGCGAGTATTCGACGACACGTAAGTTGGGCGGCGTTCTGCGAACCTATGTCAAAGACGTGTTGCTGCACTTCGAGGCGGAGAGCTCCGACAAGAGGGAAGCTACAGACGAGAGCACGGCGTTTTTGGAGAGCGAGTACATGCTCACCGCTCGCGAGATTGAGGTCCTGCGCCTGCTCAACATGGGGCTTTCGCGCAACGAGATTGCCGAAACGCTTTCCATCAGCATCAACACGGCCAAGAAGCACCTTTCCAACATATACGCCAAGATGGGGGTTCGCAACAAGACCGAGGCGCTCGACGGACTGACGCATGGCATTAGCCAGCGGGAAGCTGGCTAG
- a CDS encoding inorganic phosphate transporter: MDLTLPVFIAQAGAHPALIVILVLVIGVTVISGATDAPNAIASAVSTRCLKPGTALILAAIFNFVGLVGMTYISTAVAHTMFNMVNFSGNTHQALMALIAAMIGSIGWGFFCWYRGIPASKSHSLIAGVTGGAIAMNGLAGVVVSEWMLVIYGMLFSLIAGFALGWVNTRIIEFFFAHANRGKANKVCVVLQDICACALSFLHGAQDGQKFMSIGLLGIALAFDMQTSGATEFPLWLMILCSLAISLGTLVGGKRIIKSVAMDMVKLEKYQGVAASATTVITLFIASITGMPVSTSHCSTAAIMGVGASKNPKRVKWDVAKSMVAAWLLTFPCCGFIGWALAQIFMLF, translated from the coding sequence ATGGACCTGACGCTTCCGGTGTTCATTGCGCAAGCGGGCGCTCATCCCGCGCTTATCGTCATTCTCGTCCTCGTTATCGGTGTCACTGTTATCTCGGGCGCAACCGATGCCCCCAATGCCATCGCTTCGGCCGTTTCGACGCGCTGCCTCAAGCCAGGCACGGCCCTGATTCTGGCAGCCATCTTCAACTTCGTCGGCCTCGTGGGCATGACATACATATCCACGGCCGTGGCCCATACCATGTTTAACATGGTCAACTTCTCGGGTAACACGCACCAAGCGCTCATGGCCCTCATAGCCGCGATGATAGGATCCATAGGTTGGGGCTTCTTCTGTTGGTATCGGGGCATCCCCGCGTCCAAGTCCCACTCGCTTATCGCCGGTGTCACCGGTGGCGCCATCGCCATGAACGGCCTTGCCGGCGTCGTGGTCAGCGAGTGGATGCTCGTCATTTACGGCATGCTTTTCTCGCTCATCGCAGGGTTTGCGTTGGGCTGGGTCAATACCAGGATCATCGAGTTCTTCTTCGCCCACGCAAACCGCGGCAAGGCCAACAAGGTCTGCGTGGTCCTTCAGGACATTTGCGCATGCGCGCTCTCGTTCTTGCACGGTGCGCAGGATGGCCAGAAGTTCATGTCAATCGGTCTTTTGGGTATCGCGCTCGCATTCGACATGCAGACGAGCGGTGCGACGGAGTTTCCGCTGTGGCTCATGATCCTGTGCTCGCTTGCCATATCGCTCGGCACGCTCGTCGGCGGCAAGCGCATCATCAAGTCAGTCGCGATGGACATGGTCAAGCTCGAGAAGTACCAGGGCGTGGCGGCATCGGCGACAACGGTCATCACGCTTTTCATTGCATCCATCACCGGCATGCCGGTCTCGACCTCGCACTGCAGTACGGCGGCCATCATGGGCGTCGGTGCCTCGAAGAACCCCAAGCGCGTCAAGTGGGACGTTGCCAAGAGCATGGTCGCGGCCTGGCTGCTCACCTTCCCCTGCTGCGGATTCATCGGCTGGGCACTCGCGCAGATCTTCATGCTCTTCTAG
- a CDS encoding SLC13 family permease — protein MREKLPFKVGITAISILIVIVTYLLPTPEGLVFEGKMLLGILVACVIMWICEPVPIVVTAWAFAAAVPLMGILSSGETWASGVSVAMIVCLPCFAFALFVQYSSISLRIIAFILKWAKHDSKKVLAGLMLATALLSLIIDDLVLVIVMLPFAYRILDENKTPWGNKSNLAKALVLGIAFASYIGGWITPVGSVVNILAMGFAEQAFGITVTFANWMVLGIIMNIVLLPISWFAIVKIFKPEPISDEAIERIQKERSEISGFGKDEIWGMLVIVVTLALWIAGSWFPQLDMTVIGLLALFLMFLPPFKCVSFKKWCDESPWSVVMLNWAVGCFVAGFIATGAMVWLVNTAFAPLMGLPVIVVMILVAVFACVVHNILPAGAAVAGLITIPVCGLVIGLGGNVTAAIFMCAVFSSAAFLLPLDLCVYVAYSNERKYFSPFDELKVGWIPSIAAILMVSIVLPLVCTAMGLA, from the coding sequence ATGAGGGAAAAACTACCTTTTAAGGTGGGAATAACTGCGATCTCGATACTCATCGTAATCGTGACGTACCTTCTCCCAACTCCGGAAGGGCTTGTTTTTGAAGGCAAGATGCTACTCGGCATCCTGGTCGCTTGCGTCATCATGTGGATTTGCGAGCCGGTGCCGATTGTCGTGACGGCTTGGGCGTTTGCCGCGGCCGTGCCTTTAATGGGCATTCTGTCTTCGGGCGAGACATGGGCAAGTGGCGTGAGCGTCGCCATGATTGTCTGCTTGCCGTGTTTCGCGTTTGCTCTATTCGTTCAGTATTCCAGCATTTCGTTACGTATCATTGCATTCATTTTGAAGTGGGCGAAGCATGATTCCAAGAAGGTGCTTGCCGGTCTGATGCTCGCGACGGCGCTTCTTTCTCTGATCATCGATGACCTGGTTCTCGTCATTGTCATGCTGCCTTTTGCGTACAGAATTCTGGACGAAAACAAGACTCCCTGGGGCAATAAGTCAAACCTAGCCAAGGCTCTTGTGCTTGGCATCGCCTTTGCTTCTTATATTGGTGGTTGGATTACTCCCGTTGGTAGCGTTGTCAACATCCTTGCCATGGGTTTTGCCGAGCAGGCATTTGGCATTACCGTGACGTTTGCCAACTGGATGGTCCTCGGCATCATCATGAACATCGTCCTGCTTCCCATTTCTTGGTTTGCCATTGTCAAGATTTTTAAGCCCGAGCCTATTAGCGATGAGGCTATCGAGCGCATCCAGAAGGAGCGTTCCGAGATTTCCGGGTTTGGAAAGGACGAGATTTGGGGCATGCTCGTTATTGTCGTCACGTTGGCCCTGTGGATTGCCGGTTCGTGGTTCCCGCAGCTCGATATGACGGTCATTGGTCTGCTCGCGCTGTTCCTGATGTTCCTGCCGCCGTTCAAGTGCGTTTCCTTCAAGAAGTGGTGTGACGAGAGTCCCTGGTCAGTCGTCATGCTGAACTGGGCTGTTGGTTGTTTTGTTGCCGGCTTCATTGCCACTGGCGCAATGGTTTGGCTTGTCAATACGGCATTCGCTCCGCTTATGGGACTGCCTGTGATCGTTGTCATGATTCTCGTGGCGGTCTTTGCCTGCGTCGTCCATAACATTCTTCCCGCGGGCGCAGCCGTTGCCGGTCTCATTACGATTCCCGTTTGTGGCTTGGTCATTGGCCTCGGTGGTAATGTCACTGCTGCAATTTTCATGTGCGCGGTGTTTTCCTCCGCTGCGTTCCTCCTGCCGCTGGATCTTTGCGTGTACGTTGCATATTCGAACGAGCGCAAGTACTTCTCCCCATTTGACGAGCTCAAGGTTGGTTGGATTCCCAGCATTGCGGCCATTTTGATGGTTTCCATCGTTTTGCCGCTCGTTTGCACTGCCATGGGTCTCGCATAG
- a CDS encoding EamA family transporter: MSAAISHRRGLAYVLISAVCFSLAGVLIKVIPWNPISINGARCIFAIIPMYLYLRATGRRFHVNKQIIGGAVLDFAMLETFVIANKLTTAANAIVLQFTEPIWVILLAWIIFRSRPRRSAVVASFVVIAGIACFFYDSLNAGGMLGNVLAIVSGVAYAGVFLLKESPKCDFECAAILGFAACFVVGIPFYPQETLFTPEILVTIVALGVVQLGFAYFFLSKGLDVVSPVTASLTSTIEPLLNPILVAIVVGETIGPISIFGAVLVIGAATAYNVYAARTG; this comes from the coding sequence ATGTCAGCCGCCATCAGCCACAGAAGAGGACTTGCGTACGTTCTCATATCCGCCGTGTGCTTCTCGCTTGCCGGCGTGCTCATCAAGGTCATTCCCTGGAATCCCATCAGCATCAATGGCGCACGTTGCATCTTCGCGATCATCCCGATGTATCTCTACCTGCGTGCGACGGGCAGGCGTTTTCACGTCAACAAGCAGATCATCGGCGGTGCCGTGCTCGACTTCGCCATGCTCGAGACCTTCGTCATCGCCAACAAGCTCACGACGGCCGCAAACGCGATCGTCCTGCAGTTTACCGAGCCCATCTGGGTCATCTTGCTGGCCTGGATCATCTTTCGCTCGCGGCCGCGCAGGAGCGCCGTTGTGGCGAGTTTCGTCGTAATCGCCGGCATCGCCTGCTTCTTCTATGACAGCTTGAATGCTGGTGGCATGTTGGGAAACGTTCTCGCGATTGTCTCCGGCGTTGCCTATGCGGGCGTGTTCCTTCTCAAGGAGTCACCCAAGTGCGACTTCGAATGCGCGGCGATACTGGGCTTTGCGGCGTGCTTTGTCGTTGGCATTCCCTTCTATCCGCAAGAGACGCTCTTCACACCCGAGATCTTGGTGACAATCGTCGCGCTCGGTGTCGTCCAGCTCGGCTTCGCGTACTTTTTCCTCTCCAAGGGTCTTGATGTGGTTTCTCCCGTGACGGCATCGCTCACCTCGACTATCGAACCGCTGCTCAACCCAATCCTGGTCGCGATCGTGGTGGGGGAGACCATCGGCCCCATCTCCATTTTTGGTGCGGTGTTGGTGATTGGCGCGGCAACCGCCTATAACGTCTATGCGGCGCGCACGGGGTAG
- a CDS encoding amidase codes for MITDDYLSAVDLASDIRDKKVAPSEVVEETINAINERNSSINAFVYTNFDEAREKAKEEDEKLANGEAKGAFFGIPTAAKDFIPGIPGWPGTSGGIKALSHMIDDHWGSYTGAMNDEGAIMVGKTNSPSLAFRGTCDNKMFGPTSTPFKPGYNSGGSSGGSAAAVGDGILLIAEGTDGGGSIRIPAAWCGCYGFKAGNGVIGGAPRPNAYGTCHPYCWDGTISRSVKDAAYALQAMAGYDPFDPNSIDFGDRDYIAALEKPVKGMRIGFTPDFGIFPVEPEIAAMCEAAAAKFEDAGAIVEPVSFDFKRSAFELAEAWDRMITISGGLGTIEEIKAGGIDLLRDHADDLPDELIYWVEDAYKRGYVDFHDDEVIRTEVFDQIQGAFQNYDLIVSPTCACHPVKNDPNWNTVGPKEICGVKTEPLIGFCLTFFCNFTGNPAASIPAGLSKDGFPVGLQLIGNRYGELDLLAASAAYERVNPWAAIYEVTKSRTF; via the coding sequence ATGATTACTGACGATTACCTGAGCGCTGTCGACCTGGCGTCAGATATCAGAGACAAGAAGGTCGCCCCTTCAGAAGTTGTCGAAGAGACCATTAATGCCATCAATGAGCGCAACTCATCCATCAACGCCTTTGTCTACACAAACTTTGATGAAGCTCGCGAAAAAGCCAAGGAAGAAGATGAGAAGCTTGCCAACGGCGAGGCAAAGGGAGCGTTCTTTGGCATTCCGACTGCTGCGAAGGACTTCATTCCCGGCATACCAGGATGGCCGGGAACCTCCGGCGGCATCAAGGCGCTCTCCCACATGATCGACGATCATTGGGGAAGCTACACGGGCGCGATGAACGACGAGGGCGCCATCATGGTCGGCAAGACGAACTCGCCATCTCTCGCGTTTCGTGGCACGTGTGACAATAAGATGTTCGGTCCCACGAGCACCCCGTTCAAGCCCGGATACAACTCCGGCGGTTCCTCCGGCGGCTCGGCAGCCGCGGTCGGTGACGGCATCCTGCTCATCGCCGAAGGCACCGATGGAGGCGGATCCATTCGCATTCCGGCCGCCTGGTGTGGTTGTTACGGATTCAAAGCGGGCAACGGCGTCATTGGAGGAGCGCCGAGGCCGAACGCCTACGGCACCTGTCATCCATACTGCTGGGACGGAACAATTTCCCGTTCGGTCAAAGACGCTGCCTACGCCCTGCAGGCGATGGCGGGCTATGATCCCTTCGATCCCAACAGCATCGACTTTGGCGATCGCGATTACATTGCGGCGTTGGAGAAGCCAGTGAAGGGCATGCGCATCGGTTTCACGCCAGACTTCGGCATCTTCCCGGTCGAACCGGAGATCGCCGCCATGTGCGAGGCTGCCGCGGCGAAGTTCGAGGATGCCGGCGCCATCGTCGAGCCCGTGAGCTTCGACTTCAAGCGCTCCGCCTTCGAGCTTGCCGAGGCATGGGACCGCATGATCACCATTTCGGGCGGTCTGGGTACCATAGAGGAAATCAAGGCCGGCGGCATCGACCTCTTGCGCGACCATGCGGACGACCTGCCCGATGAGCTCATCTACTGGGTTGAGGATGCCTACAAGCGCGGGTATGTCGATTTCCACGACGACGAGGTGATCCGTACCGAGGTCTTCGATCAGATCCAGGGGGCGTTCCAGAACTACGACCTCATCGTTTCGCCTACATGCGCGTGTCATCCCGTTAAGAACGACCCGAACTGGAATACTGTTGGGCCCAAGGAAATTTGCGGTGTTAAAACCGAGCCTCTCATTGGTTTTTGCCTCACCTTCTTCTGCAACTTCACAGGCAATCCCGCGGCATCCATCCCGGCCGGTCTCTCGAAGGACGGCTTCCCGGTTGGCCTGCAGCTCATCGGTAACCGTTACGGCGAGCTCGACCTGCTTGCGGCAAGCGCGGCCTACGAGCGCGTCAACCCATGGGCGGCAATCTACGAAGTCACGAAGAGCCGTACGTTTTAG